Proteins co-encoded in one Candidatus Nanopelagicales bacterium genomic window:
- a CDS encoding phage tail assembly chaperone: MKFAKVVDGVAVTRPMSPMEALREIRTTVSRNITEADLTALLASHGYKPVDISLMPTIPPELMGRCIIKLGIPQVNPDGTLTRTYEFVEATQAQLNQASGRNRAKRDALLRTYVDSINAIRWSSMSAEKQTEWGAYRQALLDLPDQPGFPMNVSWPVKPT, from the coding sequence ATGAAGTTCGCAAAAGTTGTAGACGGTGTAGCGGTCACTCGACCCATGTCGCCGATGGAGGCTCTCCGTGAGATCCGCACCACGGTCAGCCGCAACATCACTGAAGCAGATCTGACAGCACTTCTCGCCTCCCATGGCTACAAGCCTGTCGATATCTCACTGATGCCGACGATTCCGCCTGAGCTGATGGGCCGCTGCATCATCAAGCTGGGTATCCCTCAGGTCAACCCTGACGGCACGCTGACTCGTACCTACGAGTTCGTGGAAGCGACTCAGGCACAGCTGAACCAAGCTTCTGGCCGGAACCGCGCCAAGCGCGATGCCCTGCTTCGTACCTACGTGGACAGCATCAATGCCATCCGCTGGTCCAGCATGTCTGCCGAAAAACAGACCGAATGGGGCGCTTACCGACAAGCGCTTCTGGATCTCCCGGATCAGCCAGGTTTCCCCATGAACGTTTCTTGGCCAGTCAAGCCAACGTAA